In the genome of Fulvivirga maritima, one region contains:
- a CDS encoding YicC/YloC family endoribonuclease, with protein MLISMTGYGASSYSDDNLSINIEVKTLNSKFLDLNFRLPKSFSEKEIEIRNIVSEKLIRGKVMLNIDYVNEKDATLKQRYNEELFARYYDSLRKLADNVNASDSELFKIALSAPDVIINDLKEEISDQEWDRLRSLIVEAIEQCDGFRKREGAELQKKLESYVSTIGEHLEAVAELDPARVERIRTRIKNNLYKFVEEENLDKNRLEQELVYYIEKLDITEEKVRLKSHLDHFSEVLNDDSSMGKKLGFISQEMGREINTIGSKANDADIQKHVVTMKEELEKIKEQVLNIL; from the coding sequence ATGCTCATATCCATGACAGGTTATGGTGCGTCATCATATTCTGATGATAACCTTAGTATTAATATAGAAGTAAAGACCCTTAATTCTAAATTTTTGGATCTGAACTTTCGTTTACCAAAATCATTTTCAGAGAAGGAAATTGAAATAAGAAATATAGTATCAGAAAAGCTGATAAGGGGAAAAGTGATGCTTAACATTGACTATGTTAATGAAAAAGATGCTACCCTTAAGCAAAGATATAATGAAGAGCTTTTTGCCAGATATTATGATAGCTTACGTAAGCTGGCTGATAATGTAAATGCCTCTGATTCAGAGTTGTTTAAAATAGCTTTGAGTGCACCAGACGTGATCATTAATGACCTGAAGGAAGAAATTTCAGATCAGGAGTGGGATAGGTTACGTTCACTGATAGTAGAAGCTATAGAGCAGTGCGATGGTTTCAGGAAAAGAGAAGGTGCTGAGCTACAGAAGAAATTAGAAAGCTATGTAAGTACTATAGGTGAGCACTTAGAGGCTGTGGCAGAACTTGATCCTGCCCGTGTGGAGAGAATCAGAACAAGAATAAAAAACAATCTCTATAAATTTGTAGAAGAAGAAAACCTGGATAAAAACAGGTTAGAGCAAGAGCTGGTTTATTATATAGAGAAATTAGACATTACTGAAGAGAAAGTAAGGCTTAAGAGTCATCTTGATCATTTCAGTGAGGTGCTTAATGATGATAGCTCCATGGGTAAAAAACTGGGATTTATTTCTCAGGAAATGGGTCGAGAAATCAATACTATTGGCTCCAAGGCTAATGATGCTGATATTCAAAAGCATGTAGTGACCATGAAAGAAGAGCTTGAAAAAATAAAGGAACAGGTGTTGAATATTTTATAA
- a CDS encoding NAD(P)/FAD-dependent oxidoreductase: MAVIYDYLIIGQGLAGSALAYHLLELNKKILVIDENRENTSSKVAGGLYNPVTGRKMVKTWKADSLFPFMQEFYKNIEKLLETEFLHETPIYRPFISMEEQNEWMGKSATPEYSRFIKKVHQGNLYDFSKDKFGGVELNYSGYLSVSKYLEAYQAYLKEKDSFIEGRFVYDDLKVETDEVSYKDIRSKKIIFCDGLGSQEGSYFSWLPFRPVKGEVIQIDADIELSHILNRGVFVVKKGDHFYEVGSNYDNQNLNWEPTQKAREEILGKMADISDFSYEVTHQKAGIRPATADRRPIIGMHPEHETIGIFNGLGTKGVSLAPFFAHQFVQYLEADKELMPEVNISRYFSLY, from the coding sequence ATGGCTGTAATATATGATTATCTTATAATAGGACAAGGGCTGGCAGGATCTGCATTGGCCTATCATCTTCTGGAATTAAACAAAAAAATACTGGTTATAGATGAGAATAGAGAAAATACTTCATCAAAAGTAGCAGGTGGGTTATATAATCCTGTTACTGGCAGAAAGATGGTGAAGACATGGAAAGCAGACTCGCTGTTTCCATTTATGCAAGAGTTTTATAAAAACATTGAAAAATTACTTGAAACGGAGTTTTTACATGAAACACCCATTTACAGACCTTTCATTTCTATGGAGGAGCAGAACGAATGGATGGGGAAAAGTGCTACACCTGAGTATAGCCGTTTTATTAAGAAAGTTCATCAGGGGAACTTGTATGATTTCAGCAAAGATAAATTTGGTGGTGTAGAGCTCAATTATTCAGGATACCTGTCCGTATCCAAATATCTGGAAGCCTACCAAGCCTACCTGAAAGAGAAAGATTCATTTATAGAAGGCAGGTTTGTTTATGATGATTTGAAAGTAGAGACTGATGAAGTGAGCTATAAAGATATCAGGAGTAAGAAAATTATTTTTTGTGATGGACTTGGCTCCCAGGAAGGATCCTATTTTTCATGGCTTCCTTTCAGGCCTGTGAAAGGAGAGGTGATACAAATTGATGCAGATATTGAACTTTCACACATCTTAAATCGAGGAGTTTTCGTAGTTAAAAAAGGTGATCATTTCTATGAAGTAGGGTCTAACTATGATAATCAGAATTTGAACTGGGAACCTACCCAAAAAGCCAGGGAAGAGATTTTAGGTAAGATGGCAGATATATCTGATTTTTCTTATGAAGTTACTCATCAGAAAGCGGGTATAAGACCAGCCACAGCAGATAGAAGGCCTATTATAGGAATGCATCCTGAGCATGAAACTATTGGGATATTTAATGGGTTAGGAACAAAAGGAGTTTCCTTAGCTCCATTTTTTGCCCATCAGTTTGTTCAATACCTGGAAGCTGATAAAGAACTCATGCCAGAGGTCAATATTAGTCGGTATTTTTCGTTATATTAG
- the porU gene encoding type IX secretion system sortase PorU: MPKAFKVILIVISGFTVFPNNYSYGQKINSVLSNGEWYKLEILHDGVYKIDYDYLNSLGIPADDIDPRKLAIYGNGGGMLPQANNASRAADLIMNSIYVRGEDDGNFNTDDYIIFYAQGPDKYSYSDDGEITYERNLYSNVNYYYLTIGTQNGARVEEIDNLGLNHNQITAFKDFAYYKQEEENLLRSGRAWYSRVINEQIDVEMPNITANSTIQVTSTVMAQSFAQSSFTLSINGSQLGTQNVNSVPNFLNPSQNNPYRYSVKGLENTSTYSTTTSSSVNALSLNISYNGNNSGRSIGYLKEVIIEANRRISLAGNQLTFRSFANTSDAVSSYVINNCTNNCLVFDISNPTAPDLQSIELNNSTISFGSNTSINKEFVVFDPTQIPSPESVEKIDNQNIHGIGVPELLIISHENFQSQALQLASYHDSNDGISSAVVTTNQVYNEFGSGKQDITAIRDFIKYLYDQNHSLKYVLLFGKGSFDYKDINNNNSNFVPTYESRNSLHPLQTYCSDDYFGFMEDEEGEWEEIAGGNHSLEIGVGRIPAASAEEAQNVVNKIIHYSTPQTYGPWRNTVSLVADDGDNNLHIDQSNQLSVLIDTSYSAFNYKKLFLDAYRQDASAPSIKSPDMVEAINASIETGTLIMNYTGHGGKNVWAQENILDIPQIENWDNQNKLPLFVTATCEFGRHDDISAIRSGGEVILNSANKGGIAIISTCRPVYASSNFELNQAFYNTVFSKADDHYLRLGDIIRITKNNSADNAVDQNQVGNRNFILLGDPALKLNYPEKNIIIESISGSQSTDTLSALDKIAITGKVLQANGSTDSNFSGDLEITVFDKEAILTTLGDEDNGLVYNYKARENTLFRGDVSITSGLFDAEFVVPKNISYQLEKGKISLYAVNSSRDSDGNGADINVIVGGSADAYPNDNTGPEINIFFGDSTYSGRMPVNTNTLLVANLKDESGINISNYNANNSLTVQLDNQAPEIVNDYYKATKNTYQEGWLRYPLSNLSEGLHTLTIKAWDTHNNSTEKTIQFEVSASGSLAISHLRNYPNPFMDKTLISFEHNRAGDDLQVELEIISISGESLLKLGFEFIDAPGKINLYEWDVNNTLGKKTEAGIYIYKVSVRSNVDGAKNHTFQKLILFN, encoded by the coding sequence ATGCCTAAAGCTTTTAAGGTAATTCTTATTGTAATTTCTGGTTTTACAGTTTTTCCAAATAATTATTCTTATGGTCAGAAAATCAACTCTGTCTTAAGTAATGGAGAATGGTATAAACTTGAAATACTTCATGATGGCGTTTATAAAATAGATTATGATTACCTCAATTCGTTAGGTATACCTGCTGATGACATAGATCCTAGAAAATTAGCTATCTATGGAAATGGGGGCGGCATGTTACCTCAAGCAAATAATGCCAGCCGTGCTGCTGACCTTATTATGAATAGCATATATGTAAGAGGTGAAGATGATGGCAATTTTAATACTGATGACTATATTATTTTTTATGCTCAAGGCCCCGATAAGTACAGTTACTCAGATGACGGCGAAATTACTTATGAAAGGAACCTCTACAGCAATGTCAATTATTACTACCTGACTATTGGCACTCAAAATGGAGCCAGAGTAGAGGAGATAGACAATTTGGGTTTAAACCATAATCAAATCACTGCTTTCAAAGATTTTGCCTATTACAAGCAAGAAGAAGAAAACCTATTGCGCTCTGGCAGAGCCTGGTATTCTCGGGTTATTAACGAACAAATTGACGTGGAGATGCCCAATATTACAGCCAATAGCACTATTCAGGTCACCTCTACTGTAATGGCTCAATCTTTCGCGCAAAGCAGTTTTACTTTAAGTATCAACGGAAGTCAATTGGGCACTCAAAATGTAAATAGTGTTCCAAACTTCTTAAATCCGAGTCAAAACAACCCTTATAGATATAGTGTAAAAGGATTAGAAAATACCTCTACCTATTCCACTACCACTAGTTCATCAGTTAACGCCTTATCATTAAATATTTCTTATAATGGCAATAATAGTGGAAGATCAATAGGCTACTTAAAAGAAGTAATTATAGAAGCTAATAGAAGAATCTCTTTAGCAGGTAATCAACTCACTTTTAGGTCTTTTGCTAATACATCTGATGCAGTATCCTCCTATGTGATAAATAATTGCACAAATAATTGCCTTGTGTTTGATATTAGCAATCCTACTGCGCCAGACTTACAAAGTATTGAATTGAATAATAGCACCATTTCATTTGGGAGCAATACCAGCATCAATAAAGAGTTTGTAGTTTTTGATCCTACTCAAATACCTTCTCCAGAATCAGTAGAAAAAATTGACAATCAAAATATCCATGGAATCGGTGTTCCTGAGCTATTGATTATTTCGCATGAAAATTTCCAAAGTCAGGCCTTACAACTAGCCTCATATCATGATAGTAATGATGGTATTTCCAGTGCTGTAGTAACTACCAATCAGGTATACAATGAATTTGGTAGTGGCAAGCAAGACATCACAGCCATAAGAGATTTCATAAAATATTTATACGATCAAAACCATTCCTTAAAATACGTACTTCTATTTGGTAAAGGGTCCTTTGATTATAAAGATATCAATAATAATAACTCCAATTTCGTACCTACTTATGAATCGAGAAATTCATTACACCCATTACAAACCTACTGTTCTGATGATTATTTTGGTTTTATGGAAGATGAAGAAGGTGAGTGGGAAGAAATTGCTGGAGGCAATCATTCATTAGAAATAGGTGTAGGACGCATTCCTGCGGCTAGTGCCGAAGAAGCACAGAATGTAGTAAATAAAATTATTCACTATTCCACACCTCAAACTTATGGCCCCTGGCGAAACACCGTTTCTCTGGTAGCTGATGATGGAGATAACAACTTACATATTGATCAAAGTAATCAACTAAGTGTTCTTATCGACACCTCTTATTCCGCCTTCAACTATAAGAAGTTATTCCTTGATGCATACCGACAAGATGCTTCCGCACCTTCTATCAAATCACCTGATATGGTCGAGGCTATAAATGCAAGTATTGAAACAGGGACGCTTATTATGAATTACACTGGGCATGGGGGCAAAAATGTATGGGCTCAGGAAAACATTCTGGATATACCACAAATAGAGAATTGGGATAATCAAAATAAGCTACCATTATTTGTTACAGCTACCTGTGAGTTTGGCCGCCATGATGATATCAGTGCCATCAGATCCGGTGGTGAAGTAATCCTCAACAGTGCAAACAAAGGTGGAATAGCTATTATAAGCACTTGCAGACCAGTTTATGCTTCATCTAACTTTGAACTCAATCAAGCCTTTTATAACACCGTATTCTCTAAGGCTGATGATCATTACCTGCGGTTAGGTGATATTATTCGTATCACAAAAAATAACAGCGCTGATAATGCCGTAGATCAAAATCAGGTAGGTAACCGAAATTTCATATTGCTTGGAGATCCGGCACTTAAGCTCAACTACCCTGAAAAAAATATTATTATAGAATCTATTTCAGGTTCTCAATCTACTGATACGCTGAGTGCATTAGATAAAATAGCTATAACCGGTAAAGTTCTTCAAGCTAACGGCAGTACTGATTCTAATTTTAGCGGAGACTTAGAAATTACAGTTTTTGATAAAGAAGCTATTTTAACCACTCTGGGCGATGAGGACAATGGCCTCGTATATAATTACAAAGCCAGAGAAAATACGCTTTTCAGAGGTGACGTAAGCATTACCTCAGGCTTGTTTGATGCAGAATTCGTTGTACCAAAAAACATCTCTTACCAATTAGAAAAGGGGAAAATTAGTCTGTATGCTGTAAATTCATCCAGAGATAGTGATGGCAATGGTGCTGATATCAACGTAATAGTCGGTGGATCTGCAGATGCTTACCCTAATGATAATACTGGTCCGGAAATAAATATATTTTTCGGAGACTCTACTTACTCAGGAAGAATGCCTGTTAATACAAATACGCTGTTGGTAGCTAATCTAAAAGATGAAAGTGGCATTAATATTTCCAATTATAATGCAAATAACAGCCTAACAGTACAACTAGATAATCAGGCTCCTGAAATAGTTAATGACTATTATAAAGCTACAAAAAATACTTACCAGGAAGGATGGTTAAGATATCCGCTTAGCAATTTGAGTGAAGGCCTGCATACTCTTACCATTAAAGCGTGGGACACTCATAATAACAGTACTGAAAAAACTATCCAGTTCGAGGTTAGTGCTTCAGGCTCATTAGCTATCAGTCATTTACGAAATTATCCTAACCCATTTATGGATAAAACACTCATAAGTTTCGAGCATAATCGTGCCGGTGATGATTTGCAGGTGGAACTAGAAATTATTAGTATATCAGGAGAAAGTTTACTTAAACTAGGTTTTGAATTTATAGATGCTCCAGGTAAAATTAATTTGTACGAATGGGATGTAAATAATACATTGGGCAAAAAAACAGAAGCTGGGATATACATATACAAGGTATCCGTTCGTTCAAACGTAGACGGGGCTAAAAATCATACATTCCAAAAGCTTATTCTTTTTAATTAA
- a CDS encoding MBL fold metallo-hydrolase, with the protein MIQIQSFVFNPFMENTYVVYDDETLDGVIIDPGCYEDYERNELIDFVNNNNIKVNKLLNTHCHIDHVLGNQFIKDTFNVNLYIHKADVPTLKSVEVYAPSYGFTQFNPSEADEYLEEGDTIEIGKHTFEVLFVPGHAPGHIAFVNHEHKLCISGDVLFQGSIGRTDLPGGDFDTLISSIHNKLFKWDTDYTVYSGHGGPTSTEIEKKSNPFCALKN; encoded by the coding sequence ATGATACAGATTCAGTCTTTTGTATTTAATCCATTTATGGAAAACACCTATGTGGTTTATGATGATGAAACTTTAGATGGAGTCATTATAGATCCGGGTTGCTATGAAGATTATGAAAGAAACGAGCTGATTGATTTTGTAAACAATAATAACATTAAGGTAAATAAGCTTTTAAACACCCACTGCCACATAGATCATGTGCTGGGCAATCAATTTATAAAGGATACTTTTAATGTAAATTTATATATTCACAAGGCTGATGTGCCTACTCTTAAATCAGTAGAAGTTTATGCTCCTTCTTATGGTTTCACGCAGTTTAACCCTAGCGAAGCCGATGAATATTTAGAAGAAGGGGATACTATTGAGATAGGAAAACATACATTTGAGGTGTTGTTTGTACCTGGTCATGCTCCCGGTCATATTGCTTTTGTTAATCATGAACATAAATTATGCATCAGTGGTGATGTGTTATTTCAGGGTAGTATTGGCAGAACGGACTTACCCGGTGGTGATTTTGACACCTTAATATCTAGTATCCACAACAAGCTATTTAAGTGGGATACTGATTACACGGTATACTCAGGTCACGGAGGACCTACTTCTACTGAAATAGAGAAAAAAAGTAATCCTTTTTGCGCTTTAAAAAATTAA
- a CDS encoding translocation protein TolB: MIVFKKFIPILGFFLCVSVGVLAQDASEKFGRNRLQYEQFEWKFLSSDNFDIYFYKGGDNIAKEVTEYLEDEFEKVTDLIGYPPYSKTKIFLYNSVSDLQQSNVGVDDKTISPSGQTTFIKSSIEVANPGNIEELKEKLLYKVSSLMVNEMMFGGSLKDMFQSSVLLNLPEWFIDGAALYVAKGWSIEMDDYARELMKTKKPQKLNRLTGKEAALAGQSVWNYIAQKYGKSNISNILNYTRIIRNEERSIGITLGRSFERVLQEWQEFYTDIDKQVAQNYQDANNERIIIDRKNRKGIVYSHVKLSPDGTKIAYTTNNRGKYEVRIRDVEGKRSDKVLDGGYKVIDQEVNYEMPLIDWVDENTLGIVRAKKGQYYFVLYDVASKSKLQRPLRKFDNIKSMDFSDNGRLWVASATIDGVNDLYLMTTKRDRVKRLMHDIYDDMNPYFLPGTNIIAFSSNRISDTLNVDTKDFAKVTDNYNIFYYNLDTTDNIVKRVTNTISSDVNPIAVNSDKIYYLSDQKGIVNIFSYSVSTGIYTQVTNFSKSIKDFDINFENNALIFTMLEGENDYIYYYPDFDYNQQTFTPLTVRQQLEQVKAFKNRKNKESKEALTVKEIVEKRLAEAKEEMVMPVDTVTTPPTDSIPTDSVTIEPIVQDEDIIDTDNYSFDSDVVDNATEDENDVVNTSNYTFDNDVVEEEQNDSFLAQYRKLRTEKKIAGPFPYDNRFSADNVVTSLVIHPLMGFGIRLETGMTDMLENHKFNGGIMTNFDLRSGEIFAQYQYLKHFVDYKVRYDRSVYFFDDVFHKFVNNTFQVGASIPISTRARLSLEPFYTQVKSLDLNNITSSRAPNSILDPITDNYGGANVEFVYDNSIINGMNLIEGSRAKLKLVHYEGLDDKELSFTNLTADVRHYQKIYKEIVLATRVFYGRSFGNSPKQFLLGGMDNWILFDENTSGDNNPLDFTSERYNTDVIFAQYATNLRGFDYATLVGENTLVFNGELRLPLIRALSNKPISSNFFRNLQFIGFFDIGSAWTGRSPFHEDNSVSTETITEGNFTISLKNYRNPWLYSYGAGLRTMLLGYYVKADLAWPVEDYNVGSPQIMFTLGYDF, translated from the coding sequence ATGATAGTATTTAAAAAGTTTATTCCAATTCTTGGTTTCTTCTTATGTGTATCTGTGGGTGTATTGGCCCAGGATGCTTCTGAGAAGTTTGGTAGAAATCGCTTACAGTACGAACAGTTTGAATGGAAGTTTTTAAGTTCAGACAACTTTGATATTTATTTCTACAAAGGAGGCGATAATATTGCCAAAGAAGTAACAGAATATCTGGAAGATGAATTTGAGAAGGTAACAGATCTTATTGGATACCCTCCGTATTCTAAAACTAAAATATTTCTTTATAACTCGGTTTCTGATCTACAGCAAAGTAACGTAGGTGTAGATGACAAGACCATAAGCCCCAGTGGACAGACCACTTTCATTAAATCTAGCATAGAAGTAGCCAATCCTGGTAATATAGAAGAGCTCAAAGAGAAGCTACTTTATAAAGTAAGTAGTCTCATGGTTAATGAGATGATGTTTGGCGGAAGCCTAAAAGATATGTTTCAGAGCTCAGTATTACTAAACCTGCCCGAATGGTTTATTGACGGAGCGGCACTATATGTAGCCAAAGGATGGAGCATAGAAATGGATGATTATGCCAGAGAGCTGATGAAGACTAAAAAGCCACAAAAGCTTAATCGACTTACAGGCAAAGAAGCGGCACTTGCTGGTCAGTCTGTTTGGAATTACATAGCTCAAAAATACGGCAAAAGTAATATCTCAAACATTCTTAACTATACACGGATTATCAGAAATGAAGAGCGAAGTATAGGCATAACCCTGGGTAGGTCTTTTGAAAGAGTACTGCAAGAGTGGCAGGAGTTTTATACAGATATAGATAAACAGGTGGCTCAAAACTATCAGGACGCTAATAATGAGCGTATTATTATAGATAGAAAAAACCGAAAAGGCATTGTTTACAGTCATGTGAAGCTAAGCCCCGATGGAACCAAAATAGCCTACACCACTAATAACCGAGGTAAATACGAAGTACGAATACGTGATGTAGAAGGAAAAAGAAGTGACAAAGTGCTTGATGGTGGTTATAAAGTAATAGATCAGGAAGTGAACTATGAAATGCCACTTATAGATTGGGTAGATGAAAATACATTAGGCATAGTAAGGGCGAAAAAAGGACAGTATTATTTTGTGCTTTATGATGTAGCCTCAAAAAGTAAGCTGCAAAGGCCCTTAAGGAAGTTTGATAATATAAAAAGTATGGACTTCTCAGATAATGGTCGGCTTTGGGTAGCTAGTGCTACCATTGATGGTGTTAATGATTTATACCTAATGACCACGAAAAGAGATAGGGTGAAGCGACTTATGCATGATATTTATGATGACATGAACCCTTATTTTCTGCCTGGCACTAATATCATTGCTTTTAGCTCTAACCGAATTTCTGATACCCTCAATGTAGATACTAAAGACTTTGCTAAGGTTACGGATAACTATAATATATTTTATTATAACCTTGATACTACAGATAACATAGTAAAACGCGTTACCAACACCATCAGCTCAGATGTGAACCCCATAGCAGTGAATTCAGATAAGATTTATTACCTGAGCGATCAAAAAGGAATAGTGAACATCTTTAGTTATAGTGTAAGTACGGGCATATATACTCAGGTGACTAACTTCTCCAAGAGTATTAAAGACTTCGATATTAATTTTGAAAACAACGCCTTGATTTTCACCATGCTGGAAGGTGAAAATGACTATATCTATTACTATCCTGACTTTGATTATAACCAACAGACTTTTACGCCACTAACCGTAAGGCAGCAATTGGAGCAAGTAAAAGCCTTCAAAAACAGAAAAAACAAGGAGAGCAAAGAGGCACTTACTGTAAAGGAAATTGTAGAAAAGAGGCTGGCTGAAGCCAAAGAAGAAATGGTAATGCCAGTAGATACAGTAACTACACCTCCTACAGATAGTATACCAACAGACAGTGTAACCATAGAGCCTATAGTGCAAGATGAAGATATTATTGATACTGATAATTATTCATTTGATTCTGATGTGGTAGATAACGCCACGGAAGATGAAAATGACGTAGTAAACACCAGTAACTATACCTTTGATAATGATGTGGTGGAAGAAGAGCAAAATGATTCCTTCCTGGCTCAATACCGAAAATTAAGAACGGAAAAGAAAATAGCCGGTCCTTTCCCTTATGATAATCGTTTTAGTGCAGATAATGTAGTTACTTCATTGGTGATCCATCCATTGATGGGCTTTGGCATTAGGCTGGAAACAGGCATGACAGATATGCTGGAAAACCACAAATTTAATGGTGGTATCATGACTAACTTTGATTTACGTAGTGGTGAAATATTCGCTCAATATCAATATCTAAAGCATTTTGTAGATTACAAGGTACGTTATGATCGTAGTGTATATTTCTTTGATGATGTGTTTCATAAATTTGTGAACAACACATTTCAGGTAGGAGCTTCTATTCCTATTAGTACCAGAGCAAGATTGAGCTTAGAGCCTTTCTATACTCAGGTGAAATCATTAGACCTTAATAATATTACCAGCAGCCGGGCACCTAATTCTATCTTAGACCCTATTACTGATAATTATGGTGGAGCCAATGTGGAGTTTGTTTATGATAACTCAATTATTAATGGCATGAACCTCATTGAAGGATCTAGAGCTAAGCTGAAACTCGTGCATTATGAAGGGTTAGATGATAAAGAACTTTCATTTACCAACCTTACAGCTGATGTAAGACACTATCAGAAAATATATAAAGAGATCGTTTTGGCTACCCGCGTATTTTATGGCCGCTCTTTTGGTAATAGCCCTAAGCAATTCCTTTTGGGAGGTATGGATAACTGGATCCTGTTCGATGAAAATACATCAGGAGACAATAATCCGTTGGACTTCACCAGTGAAAGATATAATACTGATGTTATTTTTGCTCAGTATGCTACTAACCTGCGTGGCTTTGATTATGCCACATTGGTGGGAGAGAATACTTTAGTTTTTAATGGAGAACTGAGGTTGCCGCTGATAAGAGCTTTATCTAATAAACCTATTTCCTCTAACTTCTTTAGAAATTTACAGTTTATAGGCTTTTTTGATATAGGTTCTGCCTGGACAGGTCGCTCTCCTTTTCATGAAGATAACAGCGTAAGCACAGAGACTATAACTGAAGGTAACTTTACAATATCATTGAAAAATTACCGTAATCCTTGGTTGTATAGCTATGGTGCAGGCTTACGTACCATGTTACTGGGGTACTATGTAAAAGCTGACCTGGCATGGCCGGTTGAAGATTACAACGTAGGCTCACCTCAGATTATGTTTACATTAGGATACGACTTTTAA
- the pssA gene encoding CDP-diacylglycerol--serine O-phosphatidyltransferase, with product MNIKKHIPNTLTASNLACGCVGITLAANGELIFATYMIWAALIFDFLDGFVARLLKVSSPIGKELDSLADMVTFGVLPGLIMYELLSSYTVHFVMPFAAFLIAVFSALRLAKFNIDDRQQSVFIGLPTPANALFISSIAFVTSSEYRELINFNILITITVVFSLLLVAPVELFSLKLKSMNWKENIFQILLLVVSVILILMLKIFAIPFIIVAYIVLSLIKNITKAVL from the coding sequence TTGAATATTAAAAAACACATTCCTAATACGCTTACAGCCAGCAATCTGGCTTGTGGTTGTGTAGGTATTACACTCGCTGCTAATGGTGAGCTGATCTTTGCTACTTATATGATCTGGGCGGCTCTCATCTTTGACTTCCTTGACGGCTTTGTGGCTCGCTTGCTCAAAGTAAGCTCTCCAATCGGTAAAGAACTGGATTCACTGGCTGATATGGTGACATTCGGAGTATTACCTGGTTTAATTATGTATGAGCTTTTGTCATCATACACAGTTCACTTTGTTATGCCTTTTGCAGCCTTTCTTATAGCTGTGTTTTCTGCTCTTAGGTTAGCCAAATTCAATATTGATGATAGGCAACAGTCTGTATTTATAGGATTACCTACACCAGCAAACGCCTTGTTTATCTCAAGTATAGCCTTTGTTACCAGCTCAGAATATAGAGAACTGATCAACTTTAATATACTGATTACTATTACAGTAGTCTTTTCTTTGTTACTGGTAGCCCCGGTAGAATTATTTTCTCTAAAACTAAAATCCATGAACTGGAAAGAGAATATTTTTCAAATTTTGCTCCTAGTAGTTAGCGTTATACTGATTTTGATGCTGAAGATTTTCGCTATTCCTTTTATAATAGTGGCCTATATTGTATTGTCATTAATTAAAAACATAACAAAAGCCGTACTTTAA